GAAGCTGCAGAAGCATAGAAGGATTTGTTTGCGAGTTAAgttgttgttagaatttattttcccCTCGCCTTATTAGTTGAAGTTTTATTCAGAGGGGTAGATtttgtaattgattttatatgtAATACTATaatgtattattaatattaagtaCGTGAATATGtattatttgttattgtaaGATGAAAAAGTTTTAACTTTTTAGAAAAACTATCCATAGATTAATGTGTAAAggctaaatatattaaatagataataaatgcACACCTTactttggtacgatcatgacgtgctagaagttgggtcgttacataGAAGGCCAGAAGACCAtgattatttaacaaaattaatttatatttattgcattcaatttgaATAAGTAAGAAATAATCTTTTTTGGTTTAGTCTTTAGTTCacatgatttaaatttgattcaatatataaatttaatttaatttaattattagttaaaaatatctcaattgcttattttatttatagatttattattttaatgattaataaattaattaaatcaattaattaatatacataatttatacctaatttgatttaataaattaaaaaatactaccagaatattaaaagaaataaatgtcaattttattataaataatagaaattcgatttttatataatataaaagataaattaaattggtTGATTACCTAATTGTTGATAAAAAggctaatttaattaaaaattaatttaatcaatttaaaataccAATTTTACCCCTGTATAAAAGAGCAATTTGATTGGTACACATCCATGCGCATGTGTTTGGCACACATTTTACCAGTAAAATATTGACATGTCTTTATTCAAAGTGGACCCACTATGCGACGTCTAAGGTTACATTTTCATTTTGAGCTCTTACTCCCTACTTCCTTGATCCTTCCTTTTAATCCGTAATCCCACTTTAGTTGGAAATTCCTTATCCATTCCTTCTATAATCAATCCAAAATAATGCGACTTTAATTATCGCCACTCATATATTTATGTAACAACATCAAATGTATTAATGTTTAGGTCATTTTCATTCCCTACTTTTCCCACTATCTTTATAGTGTTTGCCCTTTTTGTTAATGTGCATTTACAGTAACCAAACTCTAAACTTCTAAATGCTCACTCCACTTCGGGTGTTCAACACTTGACTCAATCTCATAATTTGTCCGGATCTAAAGTTTATTACATCCAATTTGATATTTAAAACTTTGATCCACATATACTTGTAGCTTAGATTCGGCTCAGATTTCAATTTAATCTAAATGAAAGCCCAGTCAAATAATTGTTAAATATTAGATTATGTTAACAAGTACCTATTTTTATTAATACATTATATGTATTGCTACTGCCTcgtgtataaatatttttagtaattaagtttgactaaattaacttaaaacttttaaaaattatttacataatATACGTATAAATGGTAATAtggtatatttttttgtattttttttccttctcttttttttattgttgcaaTATTTTCTTTATCTCTTTTCCTTTTCGTGTTATTGTaacactttatttctttttattcgttatttgatttttttattcatattaagaggatgaaacaaaaaaatttatggaaggagaaaaaaagagtttGAAAAAAACTAATTACATAATACATAAATTGTTTTAAAGTGTAGAGTTTtagtttaataacaaaaaaaatgcataaattttcgTTAAAAATCACATAAATTTTAGTTACATACTTCATAAATTGTTTTAAAGTGTGTAGTTTTagttaaataacaaagaaaaaaacatataaatttttgttaaaaagcACATAAATTTTAGTTACATAACTGTCCTATTTTAAAAGAGCAATGCTAAGGAACCAAAAgggtattaataaaaaattagccaAATACCTTTGGGTGAATTTAAAATGGGtgaattcaaaatctttatgagttaatatatatagatgtttcttctgctaagtattagaatgtttcttttcatactaaatagatgttcttttatatattttacgaatttttttgtattacaaatgtgaatgtctctatattttaagaatttcataatttttttaaattttatagatatttaattatttttgctaaaatataactgaatgtttcttttgttaagtattaggatgttttttttatattaaatgaatattttttttatatttctgtaattgTTCAAGGACTCCTTTAACAATGGCCTCTGACCTCCTCACTACCCTTGTCGAGTACCCTCCAAGCTTCCAATTCTTCCCggaggatgatgatgaactTGAACAAAACGATAATCAAGATGAAAGCCCCCCTTCATCTCCAAACAGCTCCAAAGCCACACTAAGATTCTACTCTTGGGTGATTGAGACGTTGAACCATGGGCTTCAAAGGGGAGCCATAAGGAGTAAAACAAAACCAAGGCATAAAGCAAATTTGGGCCAACAAGAATTGTAACCGTTCTGGCCAAGAAATGCTGCTGGGCCAAGACCTTTTTGGAAGACAGTAACAAGGAGCTATGGGGCTGCTAGCAAAGGTGAACCGGGTCAGGAGAACTCTGGTCGCTGCAAGCGGAGCACCCTAAGGGTCTGCAGTCCGGTTCTTCGCGCAACGCCAACAGCATGGATTCATGGAGCTCGCGGCACTGCTTCTCCCCTGGTCACACGAGAACAACGAGCTGGAGACATATGATCAACCTGTGCGAGCCATGGACTTGAGGACCGAATTGCGATAGGGATAGTTGACGAGTCCAAGGGTGAGAATGCTGTGCATGGCAAAGGCGGTTGCGCTGGAGAGTTCGGGGATGAGGAGTTGGCGGCGGAAACGGAGGGTTTCGAGGACGGAAGGGTTAGAGGATTGGTCATTGGAGAGGATTGATATCTCTGGCCTTCAACCAATTGTTGGCCTTGGAGATGCTGTGGTTTAAAGCAGACGATGCAGGGTCATCATAATTGACGGCAAAGAGGTTTTGATTTAGAGTGTTGATTGGGCTAGCCGGCGTAGGAGAAAACGCCGTGATTGTACTGAGAGAGAATGATTTGCGTGTGATTGTTAGAGGTGGGTAGGTTAATGTGAGAAGAATATGAATGTTTTTATAGATTTGAATTAGGtttacttattttaaattttttaaattttgaatttaaaaaatttaaaattaattaattattaatataaatgaatgtggttttgtttagtttttgacCGATAATATTTTGGTTTCatatactttttcattttaaaataagttcaGAGACATATTAGcacataatttttaaattacgaaacataaatttttgctactcaaacacaattttattcttcttctactactGTATTTCTTCTTAACTTcttcattattatcatcatcatcattttccttttttttattctttctctCAATACATGGGACCTCCACCCTAGGCCAAAGGATCCTGACTCAGGGGCATGACACTGTCCTCAACGAGATCATGTGAAACACGACTATAGGAAATTCTCCCAGACATGGAAAGATATGATCtcatttctatttctatttcttttttttttatcatttttgtcttgtatttttttattctttttctctttcatgacatttttttttgtttttcacggTATCCTCTAACCCGAcaggtcaaggactaatccgtcgtAGTACTGAACTCCATTTAAGAGTTTGTCGCTGGCCAATGGATTGCTGCATGTACAAGGCGGGATTCAAactcccgacacttgcttaagctctttcatcaaatttttaaaaatacacaaaaaagacaaagaatatatataagaataagaaaaaaattaagaaaaaaaaagaagaaaatgatgatggatgaaaaaaaagagaagaaatcaaaaaaaaaaaataagaagagaggagaaaggaaaaaaaagagaaaaaaaatgaacaaaaaaaaaagacacataCATAGACATGATTTGGGTGAATTTGATTTAGCAAAATGTTTACCTACCCTAACATTTccgtatatgtatatatgaaaCGGTAATATGTAATGAGCAGCAAATTTAGTCCACAATTATGATCCGAAGAATGAGAACGAAGAAGCATTCTTAATGATAGATTAAGAAGGAAAGTAATAGCTAATATATGGATATCTTGAAGGAAAGTCACACTTCGTGTTTTGTTTGGAGATTATATATACAATGCTCCGAATATCCAAACTGAGGTGGGAACTTCGTTGTTTACAAGTGGAATAGTAATGATTGTGTCATTGTGATTTGTGAAGATTTAGAGAAATTCGTAGTTGTTCACGTTAGGAATAACAATGGACAACATTGGGCGGGTATTTCAATGTTCGTATTCACTCCAAACATTAACTACTTGTTCTATTCACAACTACGGGAACATTATAGATTCGTATACGTTTCACTTTATCCGCACGTAGCACTAAAAGTGGGTGATACTCTTTTGATGTTtagagttttaaaattttatataattttaacaaaaaaaatactatttgagTTGAGttaaattaagttaaatttaaatttggctaataaaaaaattaagcttGATTCAATTCGACTCATTAACAGTCAAACTTATTTCGTAAGTTTAAGTTCGACTTAACGAAAATTcacgaattatatatatattaatacacatatcctatatgcatttaatttatatttttaatattatatatataatccagCCAGTTCACGAGCTAATGAGCTGAATTTATCCAAACTCAAACTcaactcatttaatttatgagctcaaATCTAAGCTCAAACTCGGCTCACTAGTGTATCGAATTATTAATGAATCGAGCTCGAACTAGCTTATGAATTGGTTTGACTCATTTCCAATTCTATCCACACCCCAAATGTGATATtttttgtgtgtattttttttaatagcatCTCTTTTGTATGAATATAATTTATgatctataaaaataaaatataaaatacacaaaagttatgtaagttttaaatataactaaaattatcacattataaattataaacaatCTTAAAGAAATTTATATTCATCAAATTAAACTCGTCAAATACAATAATCTAGCTTAAGCATTTATTCGTGTAAGTATGGAATAGGTATGGATAAATATACAGTCGGATGACCACTACTTATTCCTGCCTCATATCCAAACAATTTTCATCAGATATTACTCATATTTACCCAAAACTTAGTCAACCGTTGAAAAATCAACTTCATTCAGAAAGAGAGAGGATGAGTCAGGTCAGGTTAAATTGTCATGGCTatattattgattcttgaagttgCTAATGCCTCAGTCTCACACTACTTCACTCTTGTGGTCAATGATATGATGAAACTAGCTTGTAAGAAGTTTGCTGATGGTCCACGGTAGGCATGTCACAATTGATATCCTCCTTTATACTAATAATAcacttatatttttataggtAAAGTTGTCTATTAATGAGTGAAGGAAGATAAATATACAATCTCAACGAGGggttcaattattttaatttttaatggaCCTCTATTTCACTGTTTTGGTTTGTTTTATTGAATAGTGTATTGCCAATAATGCGATTAAGGgtgcatttttttttattcttaaaaagtgattttatctttatataattgaaaaaagggttgaaaactgattttaataacaaaaatatttcaaaaccGCTTTCTTTTTCCACCCAGAAaagctaaattttttttattaaaaaacaaataaaacaaacgCACCCATAGCCTCCCTAGTGTGATAAGTGAGGCCTTATGTACACCCTTTTGCTTTATCGTGTAATCGTGAATGTCCTATCAACTTGGATACGATTGTACCATGACCTGACTTTGGTGCTTTAATGGGCAAATACATATTTCCCATTAATCTTTAATCACGTACAAGCCTAAAGGTTAGAAAGTGAGAAACATGCAAGCGTAAGTGCTCACCCATCATATCTACCAGCTTAATGGCAGTCAAACCACTGTTAACTAACCAATTTCACTGATTGATTTAACATAACTATAGTGTCGCATGTGATATGTTATGAGTGATTTATAAGATACGAGTATACTTTAATAGTATGGGCATTCCTTACCTCTAGTGTGACTGTCTTTCAGAGTATACCTTATTATAATGAATTTTACCTTATGGGCATTCCTAAAATATCCTTCAATGACTTTTAcatttgataaataatttagCATCAAAACAGAATCAAACTTAGTATAATTTCCAGTTTGCTCATTCATCCCTGAGTTTCCCTTCCACTAATCTCAGTGTAGTGTCCAACATCAGCAACCAAACGTTTTTCTAGAAGGTAAGGGAACAAATAATACAAACACCATTGCATCCTATCATAATTCCATAGACagaacaaggaaaagaaaatagtaTAAAGGAATCGTAAGCAATTACAATAGAATAAATGAAGGATGAAAACACCACCATTGCATCTTATAGTTATAATAATTTCAGTGTAATAATACAAACCTCCCATGATTTCTCTAACCTGCGACTATAACAAAATTCTAGGCTCGAGATGCAAAATGGCCAAAAAACCAACTTCACAGAAGGACTAAATTGAAGACTGAGGTCAGATTAGTTTCCTAGAAAATGATACCATGCACGTTCTTTACAAATTACAAGATAAACAAAGATAATTCCCTCGTAGCCTTATGTATCAAGAGAAACAGAAGAGCCCAAACAACATCCAACTTGAGAACTACTTGTTAATAGGCTCATTCTGTGACATGTTGGCagaaccaaaaagaaaaggaaagaaaagcaaAATAGTATAAAGGAATCATGTGCAATGACAAAAGGATAAAATTTAAAGAGGAATCTATCTACAGAACTAACCTAAGGGCTCAGCACAAATAATACAGTAAATAGCCTCAATCAATAAAACCAGCggataataaatcaaaatcaaaatcaaaatccttAAATGTTACAAAAGAAAGTCTGGAATTTCGGGTGTTTGTGAGACCACGTTTAATGGTGAATTGGCTTTTTGACGAGTTTTATGCTTACCATGGCGGTGACTACTCTTTTTCTTCCTTGCCTTCTGATCATGCCCTTCCCCTTCAACAATCTTCTCTTtacctctttctcttctttctttaacATAATCATGATCCTTGCTACTGGATCCCGGATTCTCAAGGCCAGGACCTTCTGCATCACCCAGATTTTCCTTTATTTGAGATGGAATATCTGCTGCAActtgcttctttttctctttgcgCTTGCTTGATGACTTATCCGAAGGATTACTCTGAGATGAACTTGGCTTGGTTGTACTTCCTAGCAGAATATCTTTTATAGCACCAGAAAGTGAATCATCCCTTGGCTCAGGTCTCTTGTATGAGATTGGCAATGGCACCACATCTCCATCATCCAATTTAACCACCACAGGTCTGGGCTtagtttggttcggttttttcTTCAAAACAAGTGATTGCTCTGTCAGCTTGGCCAGCTCTGCAGCTTCATCACTATTACTGTTTGACCTTGGATCATTTGCAGGAGGATAATCATACTGAGAAATCTCATTCTTCTCTGAAGGCAGGTAATACAGTCCATGTCGCTTCCGGTGTTCAAGCAAAGATGTAGACTCATTTACTAGCCCTGATTCTTCATTCTTTAGAAGACCAGTTGAAGTTGCGTCAGAAGAAGTGCCGAACTGAGGACCTCCTATGCCAAATGAACTTGATGAAGGCAGTTCTATATCACCACATAGTGCTGATAAGTCGTCAAGGTTCTCTTTAAGATCCAAGCCATCTGGTACCGCAACTCTTCCCTGCGCACTTACCGAGACTGGACCAAGGTCTGTAACAAATGCATCACGCATCAATGTGATGATAGCTGAAACTTGAGTATCTTTCTTGTCCGCTGTGTTCGCCTTCTGGCTTGCATTATCAATTAGTTCTGCTTTAACCAACCGAACAAATGCAAGTATGTTAGACGCTCTGTCCAGTACTTCAACATCCTGATTTGCTGTTAGGGGGGCCAAGACTAATTCAATTCGATCCACTAGGCCAAGCATATATTCGTGTGTAATTGCAGGACCCTGCGTAACAGCTGTATCAGCATTATTCTCAAAAACTGAAAGATCTTCAGGAGACCCGGTTGTGTTCCTTGGGTCAAAAGTCAAATCATCATGCTGTTCAAGATTCGAGCTTTGACATGTTGCTGATTCAGGAGCCACACTGCATCTTTTTCCAATAAACGGATCAGACTGTCCCACAACCAAATTACCATCTTCATTCTGCATAAGGTAACAATCCAGGCAAAATACCAAAACTTTAAGAGCAGAGTGGATATAAACTGCTCTTATTGATGGTGGCAATAGATTGGTTCGAGGTTGCAGAAGTGCATCGATGATCTCAAACAGATTGCCGGCGAAGTCAATATACTCCCCAGCAACCCAGGCAGCAGCGCATAATATCCTATGCAAGCACGCATTACCCAGCAATGCAGGGTCAATCAACAGATCACGAGCAACACGGACAAGCTGCAGCCTAGCATCCTTAACTCTCATACCAATATCAATAAGCTGTCGCTCTATTTCCTCACTCTCTTGGCAATTGGGAATCCTTGCCATTTCTCCAAGAAGAGACACATACCAATCGAAGTCAACAACAATCTCATACACATTCCGAGAACAAGTCGTCAAAACAGAACCCAATATCTCATTACAGAATTCCGGGTCAGATTTCAGAGCATAATTGACCAAGACCCCGGAGATCT
The genomic region above belongs to Arachis duranensis cultivar V14167 chromosome 3, aradu.V14167.gnm2.J7QH, whole genome shotgun sequence and contains:
- the LOC107478749 gene encoding AP-3 complex subunit delta, yielding MAGSSIMENLFQRTLEDLIKGMRLQLIGESAFISKAVEEIRREIKSTDPHTKSTALHKLCYLSAIHGLDISWAAFHAVELMSSSRFSHKSVGYHAAALSFHDATPVLLLTTNQLRKDLSSPNPFEASLALQTLSRIATVDLARDLTPEVFSLLSSGRVFVRKKAIAVVLRVFDKYPDAVRVCFKRLVENLESSDPQIVSAVVGVFCELASRDPRSYLPLAPEFYRVLVDCKNNWVLIKVLKIFAKLAPLEPRLAKRIVEPICEIMRATGAKSVMFECVRTVLTSLGDHDSGIKLAVSKVKELLVDEDPNLRYLGLQALSVASEKHLWAVLENKESVIKSLSDEDSNIRVESLRLVMAMVSESNVTEISGVLVNYALKSDPEFCNEILGSVLTTCSRNVYEIVVDFDWYVSLLGEMARIPNCQESEEIERQLIDIGMRVKDARLQLVRVARDLLIDPALLGNACLHRILCAAAWVAGEYIDFAGNLFEIIDALLQPRTNLLPPSIRAVYIHSALKVLVFCLDCYLMQNEDGNLVVGQSDPFIGKRCSVAPESATCQSSNLEQHDDLTFDPRNTTGSPEDLSVFENNADTAVTQGPAITHEYMLGLVDRIELVLAPLTANQDVEVLDRASNILAFVRLVKAELIDNASQKANTADKKDTQVSAIITLMRDAFVTDLGPVSVSAQGRVAVPDGLDLKENLDDLSALCGDIELPSSSSFGIGGPQFGTSSDATSTGLLKNEESGLVNESTSLLEHRKRHGLYYLPSEKNEISQYDYPPANDPRSNSNSDEAAELAKLTEQSLVLKKKPNQTKPRPVVVKLDDGDVVPLPISYKRPEPRDDSLSGAIKDILLGSTTKPSSSQSNPSDKSSSKRKEKKKQVAADIPSQIKENLGDAEGPGLENPGSSSKDHDYVKERRERGKEKIVEGEGHDQKARKKKSSHRHGKHKTRQKANSPLNVVSQTPEIPDFLL